A single genomic interval of Ramlibacter pinisoli harbors:
- a CDS encoding carbohydrate kinase family protein, with product MAAVICGSLAFDTIMNFEGRFSQQILPDQLHILNVSFLVPQLRRDFGGCAGNIAYSLKLLGGTPLPMATVGTDGAGYLDRLRELSISTEFVRQVEGTYTAQAMIMTDLDNNQITAFHPGAMMQAHVTHIAARPDIKLGIISPDGRDAMLQHAEQFAAAGIPFVFDPGQGLPMFDGRELAAFIDQASWVTVNDYEGKMLMERTGWDAAGISRKVRGLVVTLGGEGCDVWVDGEKTHVPAVKAAAVVDPTGCGDAWRGALLHGLEQGWPLARCAELGNRVGAVKIASRGPQNWRFDQPAA from the coding sequence ATGGCAGCCGTCATCTGCGGGTCGCTTGCGTTCGACACCATCATGAACTTCGAGGGCCGCTTCTCGCAGCAGATCCTGCCCGACCAGCTCCACATCCTGAACGTCTCGTTCCTGGTGCCGCAACTGCGGCGCGACTTCGGCGGCTGCGCGGGCAACATCGCCTACAGCCTCAAGCTGCTGGGCGGCACGCCGCTGCCGATGGCGACCGTGGGCACCGATGGCGCGGGCTACCTCGATCGCCTGCGCGAGCTGTCCATCAGCACCGAGTTCGTCCGCCAGGTGGAAGGCACCTACACGGCGCAGGCGATGATCATGACCGACCTGGACAACAACCAGATCACGGCCTTCCATCCCGGCGCGATGATGCAGGCACACGTCACCCACATCGCCGCGCGGCCCGACATCAAGCTCGGCATCATCTCTCCCGACGGCCGCGATGCCATGCTGCAGCATGCCGAGCAGTTCGCGGCGGCCGGCATCCCGTTCGTGTTCGATCCGGGCCAGGGCCTGCCGATGTTCGACGGCCGCGAGCTGGCGGCCTTCATCGACCAGGCCAGCTGGGTCACCGTCAACGACTACGAGGGCAAGATGCTGATGGAGCGCACCGGCTGGGACGCGGCCGGGATCTCGCGCAAGGTGCGCGGCCTCGTCGTCACGCTCGGCGGCGAGGGGTGCGACGTCTGGGTGGACGGCGAGAAGACGCACGTGCCGGCGGTGAAGGCCGCGGCCGTCGTCGATCCCACCGGTTGCGGCGATGCCTGGCGCGGCGCGCTGCTGCACGGCCTGGAGCAGGGCTGGCCGCTGGCACGCTGCGCCGAACTGGGCAACCGCGTCGGCGCGGTGAAGATCGCCAGCCGCGGCCCGCAGAACTGGCGCTTCGACCAGCCAGCCGCCTGA
- a CDS encoding DUF3426 domain-containing protein, with the protein MSMITGCPACGTMFRVVPDQLKISEGWVRCGHCAEVFDAAAHMQPDAVLPAQPVAAAAPGAVVDAAPDAERAAVAHAPTTEASTTGPDQQADPAPDLQTHPEAQLPSAGPSLTPWHAPSGFGPSSLSPEEHGYLPLHLVREEADAAAVDLDAQDALDAQDHREPDEAEDLPLEDVTFVRDARRKAFWRRPAVRVALVLGSLALAGLLAAQVAVHERDRLAALDPQALPLLERLCRPLGCRVGPPRRIEAIAIDSSGFTKLRPDTYRLSVTLKNQAQAPVAVPALELTLTDSQDQPLLRRVLTPGELGAPADTIAAAADWSASVAIAVGGASAARVAGYRLLAFYP; encoded by the coding sequence ATGAGCATGATCACCGGCTGCCCGGCCTGCGGAACGATGTTCAGGGTGGTCCCCGACCAACTGAAGATCTCCGAAGGCTGGGTGCGCTGCGGGCACTGCGCGGAGGTGTTCGATGCCGCCGCCCACATGCAGCCGGATGCGGTGCTGCCGGCACAGCCGGTTGCCGCGGCGGCACCCGGGGCCGTGGTCGATGCCGCTCCAGACGCCGAGCGAGCCGCCGTCGCTCACGCGCCGACCACCGAAGCCAGCACGACGGGCCCCGATCAGCAGGCCGACCCGGCGCCGGACCTGCAGACGCATCCGGAGGCGCAGCTGCCGTCCGCCGGCCCGTCGCTCACGCCCTGGCACGCACCGTCCGGCTTCGGCCCGTCGTCCCTGTCCCCCGAGGAGCACGGTTACCTGCCCCTGCACCTGGTGCGGGAGGAGGCCGATGCGGCCGCCGTGGACCTGGACGCGCAGGACGCACTGGATGCACAGGATCACCGCGAGCCGGACGAGGCCGAAGACCTGCCGCTGGAGGACGTGACGTTCGTGCGCGATGCGCGGCGCAAGGCGTTCTGGCGCCGGCCCGCGGTGCGCGTGGCCCTGGTGCTGGGATCGCTGGCGCTGGCCGGCCTGCTGGCGGCGCAGGTCGCCGTCCACGAGCGCGACCGCCTGGCGGCCCTGGACCCGCAGGCGCTGCCGCTGCTCGAGCGGCTGTGCCGGCCACTCGGCTGCCGCGTCGGTCCGCCGCGCCGCATCGAGGCCATCGCCATCGACAGCAGCGGCTTCACCAAGCTGCGGCCGGACACCTATCGCCTGAGCGTCACGCTGAAGAACCAGGCCCAGGCGCCGGTCGCCGTGCCGGCACTGGAACTCACACTCACCGATTCGCAGGACCAGCCGCTGCTGCGCCGCGTGCTCACGCCGGGCGAGCTCGGCGCCCCGGCAGACACCATCGCCGCGGCCGCCGACTGGTCGGCCTCGGTGGCCATCGCCGTCGGCGGTGCCAGCGCGGCACGCGTGGCCGGCTACCGGCTGCTGGCCTTCTATCCCTGA
- the prmA gene encoding 50S ribosomal protein L11 methyltransferase, which produces MYELRLLCGEHQVEALSDALEALDALSVSVEDADAQTPAEQALFGEPGMPPPKEGWQRSRVLALFPTREAAEEAQVLLQAQDFFAGAQVAGIEEVAEQDWVRLTQSQFAPVEITPEFWIVPTWHEPPAQATTVIRLDPGLAFGTGTHPTTRMCLRWIARQPLKGRTVLDYGCGSGILAIGAAKVGAGRVDAVDIDEAAVRSTLDNAQANGTGLGVVGLPDAVQGRYDVVLANILATPLKVLAPLLCGLVQPPGHLVLAGILERQAEELQRAYAPYASLSVADQDEGWILMTARL; this is translated from the coding sequence ATGTACGAGTTGCGCCTGCTCTGTGGCGAACACCAGGTCGAGGCGCTGAGCGACGCGCTCGAGGCGCTGGACGCCCTGAGCGTGTCGGTCGAGGACGCCGACGCCCAGACCCCGGCCGAACAGGCCCTGTTCGGCGAGCCCGGCATGCCGCCGCCCAAGGAAGGCTGGCAGCGGTCGCGGGTCCTGGCGCTGTTCCCCACCCGGGAAGCGGCCGAGGAAGCGCAGGTCCTGCTGCAGGCGCAGGACTTCTTCGCCGGTGCGCAGGTCGCCGGCATCGAGGAGGTCGCCGAGCAGGACTGGGTGCGCCTGACGCAGTCGCAATTCGCGCCGGTGGAGATCACGCCCGAGTTCTGGATCGTGCCGACCTGGCACGAACCGCCGGCCCAGGCGACGACGGTCATCCGCCTCGATCCCGGCCTGGCCTTCGGCACGGGCACGCACCCCACCACGCGGATGTGTCTGCGCTGGATCGCGCGCCAGCCGCTGAAGGGACGCACAGTGCTGGATTACGGCTGCGGCTCCGGCATCCTGGCCATCGGTGCCGCCAAGGTGGGCGCCGGCCGGGTCGACGCGGTCGACATCGACGAGGCGGCGGTGCGCTCGACGCTGGACAACGCGCAGGCCAATGGCACCGGGCTGGGCGTCGTCGGCCTGCCCGACGCCGTGCAGGGCCGCTACGACGTGGTGCTGGCCAACATCCTGGCCACGCCGCTGAAGGTGCTGGCGCCGCTGCTGTGCGGGCTGGTCCAGCCGCCGGGCCACCTGGTGCTGGCTGGCATCCTCGAGCGCCAGGCGGAGGAACTGCAGCGCGCGTACGCGCCCTATGCCAGCCTGTCGGTCGCCGACCAGGACGAAGGCTGGATCCTGATGACGGCGCGGCTGTGA